In the genome of Hydrogenophaga sp. PBL-H3, the window GCCTTCGCCGCTGCGCCCAGCGGTGCGAAGCCGAGGCAATCACGACCAGCGGGTTGGGCAGGAAGGCATGTTTGTCCAGCTCGATGTCCTCGGGCGGCATGGACATGATGTAGAGGTCGTCCCGGTTGTGGCGCAGCCGATCCACCACCGCGTCGCGGTTGAGCAGCTCCAGCGCAATGTCGATGTCGGGATGGCTGTCGCAAAAGCTGCCCAGCAGGCTGGGCACGAAATATTTGGCGGTGCTCACCACCGCGAGCCGCAGGCGCCCGCGCGTGAGCCCCTTCATGGCGTCGATGCGCTGCTCAAAGGTCGCCCAGTCGTCTTCCATCAGCCGCGCCGTCTCCACCAAGGCCTCGCCAGCCTCGGTGAGGAACAGCCGCTTGCCGATCTGCTCGTACAGCGGCAAGCCCACCGAGTCGGCCAACTCCTTGATCTGCATGGAGACGGTGGGCTGTGTGACATGGCAGGCCCGCGCCGCCGCGGTGATGCTCTTGTGCTGCGCCAGGGCCAGAAAGAGCCGAAGTTGCCGGAAGGTGAAGTTCATAGACTTTTATCGATGGAAACAATCACAAGAATTGATTTTTCATTATTGAACAAAGTGCCTAGGATCGCGCCCATGTCCAACCTGCTCGACCCCGCCATCCTGTTCTTCGTCTTCGGTGTGCTGGCCGGCACCGTCAAATCCAACCTGGAAATCCCGCCCCAGATCTCCCGCTTCCTCTCGCTCTACCTGCTGATGGCGTTGGGCCTGAAGGGCGGCTTTTCACTCGCCGAGTCGGGGCTCACTGCCGAGGTGGCCATCACCCTGGGCCTCGCGGTGTTGCTGGCTGTCCTGATACCAGCCATCAGCTACCAGCTGCTCAAGCAGCGGCTAGGAGGATTCGATGCAGCGGCCATTGCCGCGACCTATGGATCGGTCAGCGCCGTCACCTTCATCACCACCGTGCAGTACCTCGAGAGCCATGCCACGGCGTTCGGCGGTCACATGGCCGCGGCGATGGCCTTGATGGAGTCACCCGCGATCATCATGGCGGTGCTGTTCGCCAACACCTTGCGCCAGACATCGGCGGCGAGCGTCTCCTGCGGCGGCACGCTCGCGCTGGCCGGCACACCGCTCCGCGCGGGCAAGATCCTGCATGAGTCTTTCACCGACGGCGCCCAGTTGCTCCTGCTGGGCGCCATGGCCATCGGCATGGTCACGGGCGAGGCCGGGAAAGCGGTGATGGCGCCGTTTTCGACCGATCTGTTCAAGGGCATGCTGGCCTTCTTCCTGCTCGACATGGGGCTGATGGCTGCGCGCAACCTGGGCGGCCTCCAGGGAAAGCCGCTGTGGCTGCTGGCTTACGCCGTGCTCGCGCCGCTGGCCCATGCCGCGCTGGCGCTCGCCCTGGCATGGGCGGCCGAGGTGAGCCCGGGCAACGGCGCGCTGCTGATGGTGCTGGCGGCCAGCGCCTCGTACATCGCCGTACCCGCCGTGCTGCGCCACGCCATCCCCGAGGCGCAACCGGCGCTGTACTTCGGCATGTCGCTGGGCATCACCTTTCCGTTCAACATCGTGGTGGGCATCCCCTTGTACGTCGGCATCGCGCAGCGCGTGCTGGGGTGATGTCTGGAGTTCGGTAAACTCGCCGACCCCACACGACCTCGGTTCTCCCATGCCTTATTCCGTCTCCCACCACAAACTCACCCAGATCCTCTCGGCCCATGGCCTCAAGGCAGGTGACGCGGGCGGCATCGACAAGCTCTTCGGTGGCAACGACGGCTACTACTGGTTCGGCACCTTGCGCGACCTGTGCCCGCCCGGCAAGACCCTCGTGTGGGAATCCCAGTACGACATGGTGAACGCGATCCAGGCACACGAAAACGCCACCGCTGAGGAAGACGAGATGAAACCGCAAGTGCCCAGTGCGGCCAACATCGCAGCGCTGTCCAAGGCGCTTCACGATCCGCTCTGAAGCCCCGGCGGCGGCGCTCAGGCGTCGGGCAGGTTGAAACAGAACGACGCCCCACGCCCGACGACACCCTCACCGCTCACCTGTCCGCCGTGGCGTTCGATCACGCGGCGCACCGTGGCCAGGCCGACGCCCGAGCCTTCGAACTCGTGGTGGGCGTGCAAGCGTTTGAACGGCTCGAAAAGCTGGTCGGCGTAGGCCATGTCGAAGCCGGCACCGTTGTCGCGCACACAGAAATTCACGCCCCCGTCGGCCCGCACGGTGTGGGTGAACGCCACCACGGCATCGGGCGTCTGGCCGGTGTATTTCCAGGCGTTGCCCAGCAGGTTTTGCAGCACCACCCGCATCAGGCCCGGATCGGCGGTGACCTGCATGCCTTCGTCGATGCGCCATTGCACGCTGCGGCCGGGGGCGGTGCCGACCAGCTCCTTGACGATGGAGTGGGCCATGCGCGTGAGGTCCACCGGTTCGCGGCGCAGCTCGGCGCTGCTCAGGTGCGCCAGGGTCAGCAGGTCGGAGATCAGCCGACCCATGCGCCGTGACGAGGTTCGGATGCGGGTGACGTAGTTGCGCCCGTCTTCGGTCAGCACCGCGCCACACTCCTCTTCCAGCAGACTGGCAAAACCATCGATGCTGCGCAAGGGCGTGCGCAGGTCGTGCGAGACGCTGTAGGCAAAGG includes:
- a CDS encoding LysR family transcriptional regulator: MNFTFRQLRLFLALAQHKSITAAARACHVTQPTVSMQIKELADSVGLPLYEQIGKRLFLTEAGEALVETARLMEDDWATFEQRIDAMKGLTRGRLRLAVVSTAKYFVPSLLGSFCDSHPDIDIALELLNRDAVVDRLRHNRDDLYIMSMPPEDIELDKHAFLPNPLVVIASASHRWAQRRRLSLADMDTERFIVRERGSGTRLACDAHFEAQGFVPRVRLELGSNEAIKEAVAAGMGLAVVSRHALATPLPDPRLVELAVAGFPVQCSWWTLYPRGKRLSPVATVFLQQIERTARDWYEQRRPQPSSTPARSKLPRSPR
- a CDS encoding sodium-dependent bicarbonate transport family permease; its protein translation is MSNLLDPAILFFVFGVLAGTVKSNLEIPPQISRFLSLYLLMALGLKGGFSLAESGLTAEVAITLGLAVLLAVLIPAISYQLLKQRLGGFDAAAIAATYGSVSAVTFITTVQYLESHATAFGGHMAAAMALMESPAIIMAVLFANTLRQTSAASVSCGGTLALAGTPLRAGKILHESFTDGAQLLLLGAMAIGMVTGEAGKAVMAPFSTDLFKGMLAFFLLDMGLMAARNLGGLQGKPLWLLAYAVLAPLAHAALALALAWAAEVSPGNGALLMVLAASASYIAVPAVLRHAIPEAQPALYFGMSLGITFPFNIVVGIPLYVGIAQRVLG